From Halobacillus sp. Marseille-Q1614, the proteins below share one genomic window:
- the hisJ gene encoding histidinol-phosphatase HisJ, which translates to MIDGHVHTPYCPHGSNAALEEYIDQAIKSGYSSITFAEHAPLPETFIDPVPEQDSSMERSLVEPYIKEVQSLKKSYSSDIEIKLGFEVDYIKGYEKETESFLNQYGSSLDDSLLSVHFLPVKKQWFCIDYSPDVFSAACRAIGSIDELYERYYKLLKDSAHVDLGPYKPNRIGHMTLIRKFHHIYPSPEGWKKQAASFLSVVKNNGLDLDYNGAGTLKEYCRESYPPPDLAKMAYEKGISLIYGSDAHDPNGIKQGYEILNQTLMKI; encoded by the coding sequence ATGATTGATGGACATGTCCATACACCTTATTGCCCTCATGGTTCAAATGCAGCGCTAGAAGAGTACATTGACCAGGCCATCAAGTCAGGGTATTCTTCGATTACATTTGCCGAGCATGCCCCCCTTCCAGAGACCTTTATCGATCCTGTTCCAGAACAGGACAGTTCTATGGAGCGAAGTCTCGTCGAACCATATATAAAGGAAGTCCAATCGCTTAAAAAATCCTATTCCTCTGATATAGAAATCAAATTGGGATTCGAAGTCGACTATATCAAAGGGTATGAAAAGGAAACGGAAAGTTTTTTAAATCAATACGGAAGCAGCCTTGACGATAGTTTATTGTCTGTTCACTTTCTGCCGGTAAAAAAACAGTGGTTCTGTATCGATTACAGTCCAGATGTCTTTTCGGCGGCCTGCCGAGCGATAGGTTCTATTGACGAGTTGTATGAACGCTACTATAAGCTTTTAAAGGATTCTGCACATGTAGATTTAGGGCCTTATAAGCCTAATAGAATCGGTCACATGACGCTGATTAGAAAATTCCACCATATATATCCTTCTCCTGAAGGGTGGAAGAAACAGGCTGCAAGCTTCCTGTCCGTAGTTAAAAATAACGGGCTTGATCTGGACTACAACGGAGCCGGAACTCTTAAAGAGTATTGCAGAGAATCCTATCCTCCACCAGATTTAGCGAAAATGGCATACGAAAAAGGCATCAGCCTTATTTACGGCTCTGATGCCCACGATCCAAACGGAATTAAGCAAGGATATGAAATTCTTAATCAAACACTTATGAAGATATAA
- the ezrA gene encoding septation ring formation regulator EzrA, which produces MRYVIGGILVLIALIIAGLIWRKKVYDEVDRLEGWKMDIMHRNVSDELSRVKALNLSGETQERFEAWRERWDKILTKELPNLEEDLFDAEEAADRYRLKKVRKVLNHSEQKLQAIEQDIASMFKELEDLLDSEKSSRQEIEALNPELKELKKSLIHSRHQFGKAARIFESRAEELEAGLKHYEELVSEGNYLEANSLVQSVREQLEVLSTEIAVFPELLRKTQKELPDQLRELHQGIEEMEEEGYRVQHLGLQPEIENYRELLKKHTERLEKGDSEDVQALIDELDPRIQEMYQELEKEALAHSYVDQHHPSLQLQLEELEEIVNQTKQDIDDLKVTYQMEEEDIESYRGIDQLMTQLKKKYLNFDKKLSDNETAFTDMRDELDIIKEQASELKEKHQIFSERVQTLRSDELEAKEKLVQIEQIVNDTDRRLKRSNLPGIPSMFFEGMQHASEHIDEVFLSLEKKQPLDMADVHQKLEEAMQHAELVNSQAKALLHQAHMAEKVIQYTNRYRSQYPLVAAKLMEAENDFRAYRYEEALERAAAALEEVEPGALSKLEEKEEVPI; this is translated from the coding sequence ATGAGGTACGTAATTGGGGGAATATTAGTGCTGATTGCACTAATAATTGCAGGACTTATTTGGCGTAAAAAAGTGTATGATGAAGTCGATCGTTTAGAAGGCTGGAAAATGGACATCATGCATCGAAATGTATCGGATGAACTCTCGAGGGTCAAAGCCCTTAACCTCTCTGGCGAAACCCAGGAAAGATTTGAAGCGTGGAGGGAACGCTGGGACAAAATTCTTACAAAAGAGCTTCCAAATTTGGAAGAGGATTTGTTTGATGCAGAAGAAGCAGCGGACCGGTACCGCCTGAAAAAGGTAAGGAAAGTACTGAATCATTCTGAACAGAAGCTGCAGGCAATCGAACAGGATATTGCCTCGATGTTTAAAGAACTTGAAGACCTGTTAGACTCCGAGAAGAGCAGCCGCCAGGAAATCGAGGCTTTAAACCCAGAGTTAAAAGAATTAAAGAAATCCCTTATACATAGCCGCCATCAGTTCGGAAAAGCTGCCCGGATTTTCGAAAGCAGAGCGGAAGAGCTGGAAGCGGGCTTGAAGCATTATGAAGAGCTGGTTTCAGAAGGGAATTATCTGGAAGCTAACAGTCTTGTGCAATCGGTTAGAGAGCAGCTTGAAGTTCTCTCCACAGAAATCGCTGTTTTCCCTGAACTGCTGCGGAAAACACAAAAGGAACTGCCCGACCAGTTAAGAGAACTGCATCAGGGCATAGAGGAAATGGAAGAAGAGGGCTACCGTGTGCAGCATTTAGGCCTGCAGCCGGAAATCGAAAATTATCGTGAACTGCTTAAGAAACATACAGAACGTCTCGAAAAAGGCGACAGTGAAGATGTTCAAGCGTTAATTGATGAGTTAGATCCAAGAATTCAGGAAATGTATCAGGAGCTTGAAAAGGAAGCGCTGGCTCACAGTTATGTAGATCAGCACCATCCCTCTCTTCAGCTTCAGCTTGAAGAATTGGAAGAGATCGTCAATCAAACGAAACAGGACATCGATGATTTGAAGGTCACTTATCAGATGGAAGAGGAAGACATCGAATCTTACCGCGGAATTGATCAGCTGATGACACAGTTAAAGAAAAAGTATCTTAATTTTGATAAGAAGCTATCTGATAACGAGACCGCTTTTACTGATATGAGAGATGAACTAGACATTATTAAAGAGCAAGCGTCAGAACTGAAAGAGAAACATCAGATTTTTAGTGAGAGAGTGCAGACGCTTCGCAGTGATGAACTGGAAGCAAAAGAAAAGCTTGTCCAGATAGAGCAGATTGTGAATGATACAGACAGACGCTTGAAGCGGAGCAACCTGCCCGGTATTCCGTCCATGTTCTTTGAAGGCATGCAGCATGCGAGCGAACATATTGACGAAGTATTTCTTAGCCTTGAAAAAAAGCAGCCGCTTGATATGGCTGATGTTCATCAAAAACTTGAGGAAGCTATGCAGCACGCTGAATTAGTCAACAGTCAGGCGAAAGCATTGCTCCATCAGGCTCACATGGCGGAAAAAGTTATTCAGTATACGAACCGTTACCGCAGTCAATATCCTTTAGTGGCGGCCAAGCTTATGGAGGCGGAAAACGATTTTAGGGCATACCGTTATGAAGAAGCCCTGGAACGGGCAGCCGCTGCTCTTGAAGAAGTGGAGCCAGGTGCTTTATCTAAATTAGAGGAAAAAGAAGAAGTCCCTATTTAG